In the genome of Taurinivorans muris, one region contains:
- the infC gene encoding translation initiation factor IF-3, with translation MKPRREVPQQDGTRRNEQIRAREVRVIGAEGEQIGILSKQEAIDLAKEHGLDLVEVAATADPPVCRIMDFGKFKYEQQQKKKEQKKNQTVVQIKEIKIRPKTDDHDYETKLRHIRRFLEDGDRCKVTVFFRGREIVHKSRGQAILDRIVENTKDLAKVEAEQNVEGRTLQILLIPLGKK, from the coding sequence ATGAAACCACGTCGTGAAGTGCCTCAGCAAGACGGCACAAGACGCAATGAACAAATCCGAGCTCGTGAAGTTCGAGTTATCGGTGCGGAAGGGGAACAAATTGGTATTCTTTCAAAACAAGAAGCGATAGATCTTGCAAAAGAACATGGTCTTGACCTTGTGGAAGTTGCCGCGACGGCAGATCCGCCTGTTTGCCGTATCATGGATTTTGGTAAATTCAAATACGAACAGCAGCAAAAGAAAAAAGAACAAAAGAAAAACCAAACTGTTGTTCAGATTAAAGAAATTAAAATCCGCCCCAAAACAGATGATCACGATTATGAAACAAAACTTCGCCATATCCGCCGTTTCTTGGAAGATGGTGATCGCTGTAAAGTCACTGTGTTTTTTAGAGGACGGGAAATTGTTCATAAAAGCCGTGGACAAGCGATTTTAGACCGCATTGTCGAAAATACGAAAGATCTCGCCAAGGTCGAAGCAGAACAAAACGTTGAAGGCCGCACCTTGCAGATATTGCTCATTCCCCTTGGGAAAAAATAA
- a CDS encoding homoserine dehydrogenase has translation MAVSKDLVIGLAGLGTVGSGLVQLLKNNAAEIEQRTGKKIFVKYVAVRNIDVKREIPKEAQLINDPLLMAEDPEVQVIVELIGGTTLAGTLIKKALENGKSVVTANKALLAEKGEELFALAEEKNLFLAYEASVAGAIPVVQTIKDSLAGNKIETIFGILNGTSNYILSEMSSHGTEFDEALKMAQKLGFAEADPTLDIDGFDAAHKLKLLIRLAWGVHYPYEKLSVQGIRNISAMDIAFARSLGYSIKLLGQAGRTHDEIEAAVSPVLIPSSAMLARVDGAFNAIHINGNAVGSLFLHGLGAGSLPTASAVLGDIMSLMKDIYDSTGYVMQKLPLASMAKPEDSVSSWYLRLMVHDTVGVLRDIAGIFAKHSISIAQVIQKKKQENGVPLVFMTHETTVEAMKNALQEIEATKILNCKPVAFRVLELL, from the coding sequence ATGGCTGTTTCAAAAGATCTTGTAATTGGCTTGGCCGGGCTTGGCACTGTCGGCTCCGGGCTGGTGCAGTTATTAAAAAACAATGCGGCTGAAATAGAACAGAGAACCGGAAAAAAAATCTTTGTCAAATATGTTGCCGTTCGTAATATCGATGTCAAGAGAGAAATTCCGAAAGAGGCGCAGCTTATCAATGATCCTCTTCTTATGGCGGAAGATCCTGAGGTTCAAGTGATAGTTGAATTAATCGGCGGAACGACTTTGGCAGGAACACTTATAAAGAAAGCTTTAGAAAACGGAAAATCTGTCGTAACGGCAAATAAAGCGCTTCTTGCCGAAAAAGGCGAAGAGCTTTTCGCCCTTGCGGAAGAAAAAAATCTCTTCTTAGCGTACGAAGCAAGCGTTGCAGGTGCTATTCCCGTTGTTCAGACAATAAAAGACAGCTTGGCGGGAAATAAAATTGAAACGATTTTCGGTATTTTAAACGGTACGAGCAATTATATTTTATCGGAAATGTCTTCACATGGCACCGAGTTTGACGAGGCTTTGAAAATGGCACAAAAACTCGGATTTGCCGAGGCTGATCCGACTCTTGACATTGACGGATTTGATGCCGCCCATAAGCTCAAATTACTTATCCGTCTTGCATGGGGCGTTCATTATCCTTATGAAAAGCTTTCCGTGCAAGGTATCCGCAATATCAGCGCCATGGATATTGCTTTCGCGCGAAGCCTCGGATATTCCATAAAATTGCTGGGGCAGGCAGGACGCACCCATGATGAGATAGAAGCTGCCGTCAGTCCGGTACTTATTCCTTCGTCTGCAATGCTCGCAAGGGTTGACGGCGCATTCAACGCCATTCATATCAACGGCAATGCTGTCGGTTCTCTGTTTTTGCATGGGCTCGGGGCCGGAAGCCTGCCGACCGCAAGTGCTGTTCTTGGTGATATCATGTCGCTTATGAAAGATATTTACGACAGTACCGGTTACGTCATGCAAAAATTACCCCTCGCTTCAATGGCTAAACCCGAAGATTCCGTTTCATCATGGTATTTGCGGCTTATGGTGCATGATACCGTAGGGGTTTTGCGTGACATAGCGGGAATTTTTGCAAAACATTCTATCAGCATTGCCCAAGTCATTCAAAAGAAGAAACAGGAAAACGGCGTGCCGCTGGTTTTTATGACCCATGAAACAACGGTTGAAGCAATGAAAAATGCATTGCAGGAAATAGAAGCGACAAAAATTTTAAATTGCAAACCTGTTGCATTTCGTGTGCTTGAATTACTTTAG